A window of Pseudomonas denitrificans (nom. rej.) genomic DNA:
GGCTTGACCACCAGCAGGGCGTCTTCGGTGTAGAACCCGAGCAGCGCGTCGAAGTCCTCGCGACCGATGGCGTCGTCGGCGGCCTGGATGAGCGCTTGCAGGGGGTGCAGCTCCGGGGAAAGAGCGGGGGAAGGTGCCTGGTCCATCAGTGTCTCCTCGATCGGGAGCCTCGGACGGCGGGCATTAAAAAACCCGCCGGGAGGCGGGTTTGGTTGTTCGCGGAATGCGCTAACCCACCATCGGAACGATGGTGGTAATAATCTGCTGGAAGGTGCGGTTGGCGGCATTCATGGGGTCAGAAGCTATCAGAAGTTTCATACGTCGCGCCAGCGCTCTTTTTTGCTGGCGGCATGGCATGATCGCGCCGCGCCATGGTCTGAACACCATGTCTTTCTCCACGCTGTAGCGGAGTCTTTTCATGCCGTCCCCCTTGCAACCCGCTTCCTGCGCGCCCTGGCGCTGCTCGCCGGGTTGGCCGCGTCCGTCGATACCCTTGCGGCGACCTGCCCGCCGGGGCAGCGCCAGGTCTGCCTGGATACCTGCACCTGCCTGCCGGACCTGGGCGCAGTGCTCGGCCCGGTGCTGTCGGATACCCGCAAGATGGCCGCCCAGGCGCTGGGCGTGTGGCTGCAGCAGTCCCGCGAGCAGGCGGCGCAGGGCGGCACCGAGCCGATCCCGCTGGAGATCCGCGCCCAGTTGCAGCCGTACTTCTCTGACGACGTGCTGATGGCCGCGCGCTATTCCACCGGTGCGCTGGACGAGCTGAACGCTGCCCAGGCGATCATGCAGAATCCCGACACCGAGGCGGTCACCCTGGTGGACGTGATCGTCTTCCGCAGCGAGGACGACGCGCAGAATGACGTTGCCCTCTGGGCCCATGAACTGTGGCACGTGAAGCAGTACCAGGAGTGGGGCGTGCAGGGCTTTGCCACGCGCTACTCCGAGGACTTCGATGCCGTGGAGGCACCGGCCTACGAGATGCAGCGCCGGGTCGCCAAGGACCTGCGCGACGGCAAGGTCACCGCACAGCAGAACTGACCTCAGCGGCTGGCGCTGGCCTCCGGCGCCGGCGTGCCGCCGCCGAGCGCCTTGCACAGGGCGATCAGCGTCAGGCGCAGCTGGGTATCGCTGTCCACCACATCGCGGCGCGACTGCAGGAACGCGCGCTGGGCGTCCAGCTCCACCAGGAAGTCGGTCATGCCGCCGGCATAGCGCGCCTTGGCCATGCCATAGGCGACTTCGCTGCTGTGCAGCTTCTCCTGCAGGCGCTGGTTGCGCTGGCGCTCGGCGCCGTAGTGGGTCAGCGCGTCGTCCACTTCCTGCCAGGCCTTGAGCACGGTCTGCTGGTAGGACACCGCCGCTTCCTGCTGCTCCAGCTTGCGCAGGTTGATCTGCGAGCGCCGCCGGCCGTTGTCGAAGATCGGCAGCGACAGGCTCGGGCCGACGCTCCAGGTGCGGCTGCCCCAGTCGCTGAACTTGCCATCGTCGGCGGACTCGTAGCCGAAGCTCGCGCCCAGGCGAATGGACGGGTAGAGGTCTGCCACGGCCACGCCGATGTTGGCGGTGGCGGCGTGCAGCTGGGCCTCGGCGGCGCGGATATCCGGGCGACGGCGGGCCACTTCCGACGGCAGGCCGAGGCTCAGGTCGGGCGCTTGCGCAGTGGTCTGCGCGACGGGCTTCAGGTCATCGCGCAGGCTGCCGGGCTCGGCGCCGATCAGCACGCCGATCTGGTTGATCGCCGCGCTTTCGCTGGCGTGCAGCTGCGGCAGGCTGGAGCGCAGGTCGGCGAGCTGGCCGCGCTGGCGTTCGACGTCGAAGTCGTCCACCAGGCCGCCGTCGGCGCGCACCTGGATCAGCTGCAGGGATTGCTCGGTAGCGACAATGTCCTGGTTGGCCACGACGATCTGCTGCTGTACGCCGCGCAGCTCGAAGTAGGCGCGGGCCAGTTCGGCCGAGACGCCCAGGCGGGTTTCCTCGAACATCGCCTGCTGCGCCGTCACGCTGGCATCGGCGGCTTCGATGGAGCGGCTCACGCGGCCCCACAGGTCGGGCTCCCAGGAGGCGTCGAAACCGGCCTGGTAAAGGGTGAAGGGCTGCGCCAGCACCTTGCTGATCTCGTCGCTGCTGGCGCCGGGGGCGATGCGCTGGATCATCAGCGCGTTGGCGCCGTTCTCGCTCATGCGCTGGCGGGTCACGCCGCCGGAAGCGTTGACATCCACGCCACGCTGGGCCGCCACCATTTGCCGCTGCATGCGGCTCTGGGCGAAGCGCAGCACGGCGCTGTTGAGGTCGGGGCTAGCCTTGTCGGCGCGGCGTTGCAGGTTGTTCAGCACCGGGTCGTTGAACAGCGTCCACCAGTCTTCGCTGAGGTGGACATCGCCCTGGGCGGGGTGCAACTGCGCATCGCCCGAGTGCGCGGCCTGCCAGCTGGCCGGCGCCTGGGTTCGCGGCGCTTCGTAGTCGGGGCCGACGGCGCAGCCGGCGAGGCCTGTGCCGAGCAGGGCGAGGGAGACGAGGCGAGACGTGCGGTTCATCGATGGCACCTTTTCAGAATTGCACCTTTTCAGATTCGCTGGGCGCTAGTCATCGGACGAGCCCTCGAAACGCCGTGCGACGTAGCCCAGCAGCAGGCCTGCGGCAATGCCGGCGAGGCCCAGCGTCAGGCCCATGGAGCGGTTGCTGACCATGCCGACGTTTTTCACATGGGTCGGCAGACCGAGCAGGCCGATGAAGAACAGCATCGCCAGCGACAGGGCGATCAGGTAGATGCCTCCGGCTCGCCAGGTGTCGGTCGGGATGCCCTTGCGGCGGCAGTACAGGTAGCCCAGCCCGAACGGCAGGGCGAGCTGGGTGACGGCGAAGACGACGAATTGGCTGGTTTCGCTCATGGGTGGCGGCTTCTGAAGTGGGGTTCCGGGTGAGGGTATTGCATCGCGGGGCCATCTCCAGTGATCGACTACGCAAGCCGGTGGCGGAACAGCCACGAGGCGAGCGGGAGGGTGACGGCGGCCACCACCAGCATGGGAATCAGGTTGTGCCAGACATCGGCCAGGGTCGCGCCTTCGAGGTAGACGCGTTGGATCAGGTCGATGCCGAAGCGCAGCGGGTTGGCGTAGGTCACCACCTGCAGGAATTCGGGCATGTTGCGCACCGGCGTGGCGAGGCCGGAGAGCAGCGTCAGCGGCATGATCAGCACGAAGGTGTAGAGCATTGCCTGCTGCATGTTCAGCGACACCGCGCTGATCGACATGCCCAGCCCGACACAGGCGATGGTGAATA
This region includes:
- a CDS encoding eCIS core domain-containing protein, translated to MAASVDTLAATCPPGQRQVCLDTCTCLPDLGAVLGPVLSDTRKMAAQALGVWLQQSREQAAQGGTEPIPLEIRAQLQPYFSDDVLMAARYSTGALDELNAAQAIMQNPDTEAVTLVDVIVFRSEDDAQNDVALWAHELWHVKQYQEWGVQGFATRYSEDFDAVEAPAYEMQRRVAKDLRDGKVTAQQN
- a CDS encoding efflux transporter outer membrane subunit; the protein is MNRTSRLVSLALLGTGLAGCAVGPDYEAPRTQAPASWQAAHSGDAQLHPAQGDVHLSEDWWTLFNDPVLNNLQRRADKASPDLNSAVLRFAQSRMQRQMVAAQRGVDVNASGGVTRQRMSENGANALMIQRIAPGASSDEISKVLAQPFTLYQAGFDASWEPDLWGRVSRSIEAADASVTAQQAMFEETRLGVSAELARAYFELRGVQQQIVVANQDIVATEQSLQLIQVRADGGLVDDFDVERQRGQLADLRSSLPQLHASESAAINQIGVLIGAEPGSLRDDLKPVAQTTAQAPDLSLGLPSEVARRRPDIRAAEAQLHAATANIGVAVADLYPSIRLGASFGYESADDGKFSDWGSRTWSVGPSLSLPIFDNGRRRSQINLRKLEQQEAAVSYQQTVLKAWQEVDDALTHYGAERQRNQRLQEKLHSSEVAYGMAKARYAGGMTDFLVELDAQRAFLQSRRDVVDSDTQLRLTLIALCKALGGGTPAPEASASR